From Oncorhynchus tshawytscha isolate Ot180627B linkage group LG11, Otsh_v2.0, whole genome shotgun sequence, the proteins below share one genomic window:
- the LOC112261999 gene encoding uncharacterized protein LOC112261999 isoform X5, giving the protein MASEVKPVFEENTALGFLYRLMNGAFQDRDSKDSVFSKANDCKDNFSITPPHHAKDKPPLPTLRKVSVILEDCRNLLGDRFRQCEREENGFEASIHLGGIVC; this is encoded by the exons ATGGCGTCAGAAGTGAAACCTGTCTTTGAG GAGAACACTGCACTAGGATTCCTGTATAGGCTGATGAATGGGGCGTTTCAGGACAGAGACTCCAAAGATTCCGTTTTCTCCAAGGCTAAT GATTGTAAGGACAACTTCAGCATAACTCCGCCCCATCACGCAAAAGACAAACCGCCCCTGCCGACTCTTAGAAAGGTTTCAGTGATACTGGAGGACTGCAGGAATTTACTGGGAGACCGTTTCAGACAatgtgaaagagaggagaatggATTTGAGGCTTCAATTCATCTTG GAGGAATTGTATGCTGA
- the LOC112261999 gene encoding uncharacterized protein LOC112261999 isoform X4, with product MASEVKPVFEENTALGFLYRLMNGAFQDRDSKDSVFSKANDCKDNFSITPPHHAKDKPPLPTLRKVSVILEDCRNLLGDRFRQCEREENGFEASIHLGTHYSYRKL from the exons ATGGCGTCAGAAGTGAAACCTGTCTTTGAG GAGAACACTGCACTAGGATTCCTGTATAGGCTGATGAATGGGGCGTTTCAGGACAGAGACTCCAAAGATTCCGTTTTCTCCAAGGCTAAT GATTGTAAGGACAACTTCAGCATAACTCCGCCCCATCACGCAAAAGACAAACCGCCCCTGCCGACTCTTAGAAAGGTTTCAGTGATACTGGAGGACTGCAGGAATTTACTGGGAGACCGTTTCAGACAatgtgaaagagaggagaatggATTTGAGGCTTCAATTCATCTTG